A genome region from Erythrolamprus reginae isolate rEryReg1 chromosome 4, rEryReg1.hap1, whole genome shotgun sequence includes the following:
- the MTIF3 gene encoding translation initiation factor IF-3, mitochondrial isoform X1, with translation MTLPCLSIIYSGSCDYMRHKIMTSLYLKKLLDLAGRKEVNSIIRHIANFRIQPEKNTATTQIWLKTVHDKKGSSNRAFCTKVVEEKRKKNAKETFESVGRRIPYNRIQLIDDNGEDMGEMRRENVLRIMDERGMTLVLLSEKTDPPKYALMTGKQIYEQRIKIRDETDSPKAGPAQQKIIKMSTVTEQHDFNTKVKQIQEWIDKKYHVKIMLHQKTVSDGPEKMLTFFEKILDTMREKATYHSMPSTAAQGRGKCILRPLSKKEIQKLNLVDKDIQKENGRNVMDSDITKENGMGKEKEKDN, from the exons ATGACTCTTCCATGTTTGAGCATAATTTATTCTGGTAGCTGTGATTATATGCGTCACAAGAT AATGACGTCATTATACTTGAAGAAATTACTGGATCTGGCTGGAAGGaaagaagtgaattccataattcGGCATATTGCCAACTTCAGGATTCAACCAGAGAAAAACACAGCAACAACTCAGATTTGGCTAAAAACAGTACATGATAAAAAAGGTTCTAGCAATCGAGCGTTCTGTACAAAAGTTgttgaagagaaaaggaaaaaaaatgccaaagAAACATTTGAAAGTGTTGGGAGGAGAATCCCATACAACAGGATACAACTAATTGATGATAATGGTGAAGACATGGGAGAAATGCGTAGGGAAAATGTACTTCGTATCATGGATGAAAGAGGGATGACTCTTGTCCTGCTGTCTGAAAAAACAGATCCACCCAAGTATGCACTAATGACAGGAAAACAAATTTATGAACAACGTATCAAAATTAGAGATGAGACAGACAGCCCCAAAGCAG GGCCCGCTCAACAAAAGATTATTAAAATGTCCACAGTTACAGAGCAACACGATTTCAATACAAAAGTAAAACAAATTCAGGAATGGATTGACAAGAAGTACCATGTGAAAATTATGCTGCATCAAAAAACTGTTTCGGATGGACCAGAAAAGATG TTAACGttttttgaaaagattttggatACAATGCGTGAGAAGGCCACGTATCACTCCATGCCCTCTACTGCTGCACAAGGAAGGGGTAAATGTATCTTGAGACCTTTATCGAAGAAAGAGATCCAGAAATTAAATCTTGTGGATAAAGATATTCAGAAGGAGAATGGAAGAAATGTTATGGACTCGGATATCACCAAGGAAAAtggaatgggaaaagaaaaagaaaaggacaaCTGA
- the MTIF3 gene encoding translation initiation factor IF-3, mitochondrial isoform X2 gives MTSLYLKKLLDLAGRKEVNSIIRHIANFRIQPEKNTATTQIWLKTVHDKKGSSNRAFCTKVVEEKRKKNAKETFESVGRRIPYNRIQLIDDNGEDMGEMRRENVLRIMDERGMTLVLLSEKTDPPKYALMTGKQIYEQRIKIRDETDSPKAGPAQQKIIKMSTVTEQHDFNTKVKQIQEWIDKKYHVKIMLHQKTVSDGPEKMLTFFEKILDTMREKATYHSMPSTAAQGRGKCILRPLSKKEIQKLNLVDKDIQKENGRNVMDSDITKENGMGKEKEKDN, from the exons ATGACGTCATTATACTTGAAGAAATTACTGGATCTGGCTGGAAGGaaagaagtgaattccataattcGGCATATTGCCAACTTCAGGATTCAACCAGAGAAAAACACAGCAACAACTCAGATTTGGCTAAAAACAGTACATGATAAAAAAGGTTCTAGCAATCGAGCGTTCTGTACAAAAGTTgttgaagagaaaaggaaaaaaaatgccaaagAAACATTTGAAAGTGTTGGGAGGAGAATCCCATACAACAGGATACAACTAATTGATGATAATGGTGAAGACATGGGAGAAATGCGTAGGGAAAATGTACTTCGTATCATGGATGAAAGAGGGATGACTCTTGTCCTGCTGTCTGAAAAAACAGATCCACCCAAGTATGCACTAATGACAGGAAAACAAATTTATGAACAACGTATCAAAATTAGAGATGAGACAGACAGCCCCAAAGCAG GGCCCGCTCAACAAAAGATTATTAAAATGTCCACAGTTACAGAGCAACACGATTTCAATACAAAAGTAAAACAAATTCAGGAATGGATTGACAAGAAGTACCATGTGAAAATTATGCTGCATCAAAAAACTGTTTCGGATGGACCAGAAAAGATG TTAACGttttttgaaaagattttggatACAATGCGTGAGAAGGCCACGTATCACTCCATGCCCTCTACTGCTGCACAAGGAAGGGGTAAATGTATCTTGAGACCTTTATCGAAGAAAGAGATCCAGAAATTAAATCTTGTGGATAAAGATATTCAGAAGGAGAATGGAAGAAATGTTATGGACTCGGATATCACCAAGGAAAAtggaatgggaaaagaaaaagaaaaggacaaCTGA